The genomic window TACAAATATGTTTAAATCTTCATCCTCTAAAAAAGGACCTTTAAAAACCGTTCATAAAAATAAAAGTAAAGTAGGTGGTTATAAAAAATCGGATTATAGTGAATTTAATAACCAGAAAAAAATTGATGTTATTTTAGATAAAATCAGTAAAAGCGGTTATGATAGTTTAACAGCCGAAGAAAAAGAATTACTTTTTCGAGCAGGTAAATAGTTCATTATAAACATTTGGGCGTTACCCGAAAAGGGTCGGGCTTTCACTACTCAATCTTTTTGTTTTGAAGGAAAACAAAAAGGATTTCAAACAAACCGTTCAATCCCTAACGCGGGAGAACTTCTGGTAATGGTAGTAACAAAGCAATTAAAAGTGTATGTTTACAAGGATAAATAAAGCAAAATGAAAAATTTAAGTTTCATTAATAAAATAATATATATCGTCAACAGTATTGTGGCGATGTTGTTGTTGCTTTCAATGGTTTTTCCTTATTTACCACCCAAAACATTTTCGTTTTTATCAGTAATAAATTTAGGGGTTTCATTTTTAATTATCATCAATGTTATATTCTTTATATATTGGTTAATTCGTTTAAAAAAGCAATTTCTAATCTCGCTTTTAGTGTTAATTATAGCTTATATAACTTTTGGGTCTTTATATAAGTTTTCGTCATCTAAAAACATCGAGTCGGTACAGAATTTCAAAGTCATGAATTATAATGTTCGGCTTTTCAATCTTTATAAGTGGATTCCTGAAGATCACATTGAAACTAATATTGTAGATTTTATAAAAGCAGAAGCTCCAGATATATTAAGTATTCAGGAATATCACCCGCATAAAAATGTTAATTTATCTAATTTTAAATATAAATTCGAAAAATTATCGGGTAAAAAATTTAAACACGGACAAGCAATTTTCTCAAAGTTTCCAATAATAAATTCAGGATCTGTTGAATTTCCCAACACAGCAAACAATGCTATATTTGCCGATGTGGTAAAAGGCAAAGACACCATTAGAATTTACAACATCCATCTAGAATCTTTAAGAATAAACACGAAGATAGAGAGCTTGAAAAAAGAAGATTCCGAACGCCTTTTATTACGTATAGGTACTGCATTTAAAACGCAACAGAATCAAGCAGAATTGTTTTTGGCACATAAAAAGAACTGTAAATATAAAATGATTATTTGTGGGGATTTTAATAATACGGCTTTCTCGTATGTATATAGAAAAATTAGAGGTGATTTAAACGATACTTTTAAGGAAGGCGGAAATGGTTTCGGACGTACGCACGATTTTTTCCTTTTTCCGATGCGTATTGATTTTATTTTTGCAGATAAAGCCTTTTCTGTAAATGGCTATAAAAGTTATAACGAGCACTTTTCCGATCATTTCCCATTAAGTACAACCTTGAGTCTAGAATAGTTGTTCAATATATAAATGGAGCTTCATAACGGTTTTTATGATTTCTCTTGAATAAAAGAAATACTTTAGTAATACTAGTTAAGTATTAAGCTTACATAAAAGAACAATCTACCACATCGGCTATAATGTGTATAACTAATCCCAAACCAACCAGACGTGTTTTCTTAAAGAACAATAAAAGAATATAAACGGCAAGCGCATAATATGTATGCAACGGGTGGTAGTTTATACTACATCTATTTGGATCGAAAACGGGGGTAGCTAGCAAATGATCTAAATCGATTAACATACCACAAATCATTATAAAATATGCCGTTTTCCAATTCGGTTTAAACCAAATAAGTGCCACTGCTAGCGGAAGTAGAAAATGACAACCATAATGTGCGATAGATTGTAGCATTATTGAGGTGTAATAGTTTGAGATTCTAAATAGTTTAGAGCATTCGGACCTTCATTAAATAGTAAATCAAGAATACTTAAATTAGAAATAAAACCATGTTTGTTACTAAAAACCTGTGTGTATTTTTCGAAGTTTTGAGGTTGTTCTTTTTTAGCGTTTACTAAAAACCTAAAATCTTTAGTATCATTAACATCTGTTTGGTATGTTTCCGTTTTAGAGGTGTTAATGTCTAGTTGTAAACATTCAGTAATAACTTCAAAACACTTCAAATTAAAATCTAAAATAAAATCGGTTTTCATTTCAAATAAGGGGAGAAGTTCATCTTCATAATATTCGAAAAATGGTGATGTCCTGTAAGCGGAAAGTAAAGATTTCCAGTGTAAACTCTGCCAATTCTCTTCATTGAAAATCTTGACATCGCGATACTTTTGTCTGTTTTTTTGAGAATGAATTACCGGAATGTTTAAAGTTAGTTTTCCATTAGCTGCATAAATATAAGTACGGTTCCTATAAGTTTGTTTTAAAAAATTATCATCCATTTCAAATACCAAATCATCGGCATTTGCAATAACAACAAAATGCGCAATACTCGGAAAATATGTAGGGTGAATTAAAATACTCATTATTTTGTGAAAAAATTGCTTAACCAAGTGTACGCAATAAACATAACACCAACTGTAATACCAATACTTGCTATAGAGCTTCCAATTAAAGACATTACTACGGCTGCTGCTAACATGATACCGCCATAAATTAGATTGATTATTTTTGATTTTTCGGTATTTGCTAAAACGCCACGTGTTAATGGCAATACAGCTGCTAAACATGTTAAACTAAGCATAGTGAAATAGTCGTTTTTTGTAAATACATTACAAAGAAACATAATTAATGCTCCAACAAG from Algibacter sp. L1A34 includes these protein-coding regions:
- a CDS encoding DUF6122 family protein, whose amino-acid sequence is MLQSIAHYGCHFLLPLAVALIWFKPNWKTAYFIMICGMLIDLDHLLATPVFDPNRCSINYHPLHTYYALAVYILLLFFKKTRLVGLGLVIHIIADVVDCSFM
- a CDS encoding WbqC family protein yields the protein MSILIHPTYFPSIAHFVVIANADDLVFEMDDNFLKQTYRNRTYIYAANGKLTLNIPVIHSQKNRQKYRDVKIFNEENWQSLHWKSLLSAYRTSPFFEYYEDELLPLFEMKTDFILDFNLKCFEVITECLQLDINTSKTETYQTDVNDTKDFRFLVNAKKEQPQNFEKYTQVFSNKHGFISNLSILDLLFNEGPNALNYLESQTITPQ
- a CDS encoding endonuclease/exonuclease/phosphatase family protein, which produces MNYNVRLFNLYKWIPEDHIETNIVDFIKAEAPDILSIQEYHPHKNVNLSNFKYKFEKLSGKKFKHGQAIFSKFPIINSGSVEFPNTANNAIFADVVKGKDTIRIYNIHLESLRINTKIESLKKEDSERLLLRIGTAFKTQQNQAELFLAHKKNCKYKMIICGDFNNTAFSYVYRKIRGDLNDTFKEGGNGFGRTHDFFLFPMRIDFIFADKAFSVNGYKSYNEHFSDHFPLSTTLSLE